From Dasypus novemcinctus isolate mDasNov1 chromosome 11, mDasNov1.1.hap2, whole genome shotgun sequence, one genomic window encodes:
- the LOC101434746 gene encoding triggering receptor expressed on myeloid cells 3-like isoform X2, with protein sequence MPWDGWQTGSGKGERMDGTGLQGWPRLLLLLLYVSGFEAVGVEEEPQCLIEGENLTVRCPYNIVTYSSSAKAWQRVGSQGPPVTLVRVEAGDKSQKQAQTGWYLLEDYPTEAMVRVTKTELGKQDLGLYQCVVDLSPRDSVILHDRIRLVECNGRRAAEALPVLGVVLTCGFLLSKGLVFSVLSVLVWKTWASGEAAS encoded by the exons ATGCCCTGGGATGGCTGGCAGACTGGgtcagggaagggggagagaatggATGGGACAGGGCTCCAGGGGTGGCcgcggctgctgctgctgctgctctatGTCTCAG GATTCGAAGCTGTTGGTGTAGAGGAGGAGCCACAGTGCCTAATAGAAGGAGAGAACCTGACCGTGCGCTGCCCTTACAACATTGTGACATATTCCTCCAGCGCCAAGGCCTGGCAGCGGGTGGGGAGCCAGGGCCCCCCGGTGACACTGGTGCGTGTGGAAGCTGGAGACAAAAGTCAAAAGCAGGCCCAGACCGGGTGGTACCTGCTGGAGGATTATCCCACCGAGGCCATGGTGAGGGTCACGAAGACAGAGCTCGGGAAGCAGGACCTGGGGCTGTACCAGTGTGTGGTCGACCTCTCGCCCCGCGACTCGGTCATCCTGCATGACCGGATTCGGCTGGTGGAGTGCAACG GAAGGAGGGCAGCGGAAGCTCTGCCGGTGCTGGGGGTTGTCCTGACTTGCGGATTCCTCCTGAGTAAGGGCCTGGTCTTCTCAGTGCTCTCTGTCCTGGTCTGGAAAACCTGGGCCTCAG GTGAGGCAGCGTCCTGA
- the LOC101434746 gene encoding triggering receptor expressed on myeloid cells 3-like isoform X3, producing the protein MPWDGWQTGSGKGERMDGTGLQGWPRLLLLLLYVSGFEAVGVEEEPQCLIEGENLTVRCPYNIVTYSSSAKAWQRVGSQGPPVTLVRVEAGDKSQKQAQTGWYLLEDYPTEAMVRVTKTELGKQDLGLYQCVVDLSPRDSVILHDRIRLVECNGEAAS; encoded by the exons ATGCCCTGGGATGGCTGGCAGACTGGgtcagggaagggggagagaatggATGGGACAGGGCTCCAGGGGTGGCcgcggctgctgctgctgctgctctatGTCTCAG GATTCGAAGCTGTTGGTGTAGAGGAGGAGCCACAGTGCCTAATAGAAGGAGAGAACCTGACCGTGCGCTGCCCTTACAACATTGTGACATATTCCTCCAGCGCCAAGGCCTGGCAGCGGGTGGGGAGCCAGGGCCCCCCGGTGACACTGGTGCGTGTGGAAGCTGGAGACAAAAGTCAAAAGCAGGCCCAGACCGGGTGGTACCTGCTGGAGGATTATCCCACCGAGGCCATGGTGAGGGTCACGAAGACAGAGCTCGGGAAGCAGGACCTGGGGCTGTACCAGTGTGTGGTCGACCTCTCGCCCCGCGACTCGGTCATCCTGCATGACCGGATTCGGCTGGTGGAGTGCAACG GTGAGGCAGCGTCCTGA
- the LOC101434746 gene encoding triggering receptor expressed on myeloid cells 3-like isoform X1 — protein MPWDGWQTGSGKGERMDGTGLQGWPRLLLLLLYVSGFEAVGVEEEPQCLIEGENLTVRCPYNIVTYSSSAKAWQRVGSQGPPVTLVRVEAGDKSQKQAQTGWYLLEDYPTEAMVRVTKTELGKQDLGLYQCVVDLSPRDSVILHDRIRLVECNGQELGAGWAAERDGSHHSSGRRAAEALPVLGVVLTCGFLLSKGLVFSVLSVLVWKTWASGEAAS, from the exons ATGCCCTGGGATGGCTGGCAGACTGGgtcagggaagggggagagaatggATGGGACAGGGCTCCAGGGGTGGCcgcggctgctgctgctgctgctctatGTCTCAG GATTCGAAGCTGTTGGTGTAGAGGAGGAGCCACAGTGCCTAATAGAAGGAGAGAACCTGACCGTGCGCTGCCCTTACAACATTGTGACATATTCCTCCAGCGCCAAGGCCTGGCAGCGGGTGGGGAGCCAGGGCCCCCCGGTGACACTGGTGCGTGTGGAAGCTGGAGACAAAAGTCAAAAGCAGGCCCAGACCGGGTGGTACCTGCTGGAGGATTATCCCACCGAGGCCATGGTGAGGGTCACGAAGACAGAGCTCGGGAAGCAGGACCTGGGGCTGTACCAGTGTGTGGTCGACCTCTCGCCCCGCGACTCGGTCATCCTGCATGACCGGATTCGGCTGGTGGAGTGCAACG GCCAGGAGCTGGGGGCAGGCTGGGCTGCCGAGCGTGACGGCAGCCATCACTCTTCAGGAAGGAGGGCAGCGGAAGCTCTGCCGGTGCTGGGGGTTGTCCTGACTTGCGGATTCCTCCTGAGTAAGGGCCTGGTCTTCTCAGTGCTCTCTGTCCTGGTCTGGAAAACCTGGGCCTCAG GTGAGGCAGCGTCCTGA